Genomic segment of Apostichopus japonicus isolate 1M-3 chromosome 8, ASM3797524v1, whole genome shotgun sequence:
CCCTGGAATACGAGACTCACATTATCATAGGCCGAGTGGGTCCCGATCTAGGGTATACCCTGGAATACGAGACTCACATTATCATAGGCCGAGTGGGTCCCGATCTAGGGTATACCCTGGAATACGAGACTCACACTATCATAGGCCGAGTGGGTCCCGATCTATAGGGTATACGCTGAGTCCAAGTTCGTAGACAATCTGaccaaaaataaacatttagaAGAAGAagttaattatttgaaaaaaaactggGTGGGATAAATCACGTTATTATAACGCATGCATAGAATAGATAAATACAAATTTGAACAGTGAGTTAGATTGTATGTCTGGCTATAACAGACTGATGAGGTAACCCtcaaaacaatgaaattcctaCCAATTAACTCACATTCCTTGTGAACAACGAACGAATACCAGCAAACCAGTTAATACCTTTTTTAATCTCCAAAATGGGCGTTGACATATTCACGCCCTTAATTTGTATAAGGGGTGCATACATTGATAGTGCACTATACAATAACAAACAGAAACCCCCACGGAATCCCGTCAGAATAATCGATGCGGTTATTTAGGTTATGACTAAACGTGCAAATAAAAGTCTAGTCATGAAGGGTGATTCCCTTTTTACCGATGACTCATGCAATCGGTTTACACAGTTATATCCAGGTGTCTAAAACTTGAGAAAACCAGCCCTTGTTTTTTACTAATATGTGTGtttgggtgtatgtatgtatgtatgtttgtgtgtatgtacgtatttatgtatgtgtatctgtatgcgtgtatgtgtgggTGCGTGTATGGGAGCATGTATGTGCAGGTGTGCGTTTGGTTTTAGTCTATTTTGCTTTCGCCGACGTCGTTAACCTGGTAAATGCAATTTTCTTTATAGTGTCCATTTAATACcgaaataacattttttttttgtttactacTACCGTCACTCCATGTTTTGTAAATACCATGCGagaataatttgaattgaaaaaaaaggagaaaattgTAAGTTTCGTTCTTCTGTAACTTGTTTACGGTTGTATAATGACAAGTTACTATAGCCCTCTATCATTATAAAATGCGTTGGTCAATATAAAGCAATAAAGTACACCTTATTGTACACCATGGAGGATTCACTCCCATTGCTTGCTGGGAGTTTATTACGGAAATCGGGATATAtgagggtgaggggagggggaaggacaCAATCATTATGACGCTTATACTTTATGCACACGCAGTTTATTATGACAACGAAGTATAGGCATATACTGTTAGGATAGGACACAGGcagtatatgtatacatgttcgAATATATAATGCTAAAGAACACATAACGGTTACCAGCAGGGGGCGGAATGGGGGATGGATAACAGGTCATATGAATTACCTTGTGATAATCCTGAAATTCAAGTCTATAGTAAATATATTTCTCTTGGAAAAAATACTTGACAcagtgtatttttttcttcttatataaGTAATTATTATGCAACACAACAACGTACCACACTGGATTGATATGGGCAAGTCAACATCTCCAGTGTTTCCAAACTACTCTTGCCATAAATTTCAACCCGGTCGAACACCAACCCTTCAATTTTTGACAGATTTTTGCACGGAATTATGCTAGTAGCCACTGTCAGGAACCACGTGTTTTGTCGTGACTTATGGCTTAATGAATGATTTTTGGTACAAATTCATTTGTGACATGACTATTAGAAACAAATGGTATACCACTTAAAAGTTTAAACACAGTGAGCATCATTCCTGGAGGAAAACCATTGGACTATCGGccgacaaatatatatatgataatatatatatatattaatatatatagctatatttaAGCCAGCTCCTCGCATGCTGCAAATATCAATTAACTTAACACTTATTGATCACAAGTGACTTGCATAAATATTTGTGAAGGAAAAAAGTTGTTAAAATCTGCGTTTAGGTAGTCTGCTATACATAAACCTAAACAAGTTAtatccaggcgcgtagcaaggaatatgccaagggaggggcgaacctgtaggcaaactatcagagtcGTAGATAGGGCATTGGAAACTACCTAAGCGTAGCGcgaccatgagttggcgcgaagcgtacagaaaattttggccgaaaatgcctcccagatcgctggaaatggcttTCCCAGGCCgtgttagttgcatctaagcattttctattttgaaattactagcgatatcataaaaacatacaaaaaaataagctcattggggggggggggcggtcgccccttcgcccccccttagctacgcgcctgcttatatctatatatatatatatatatatatatatatatatatatatatatatctatatatattacagaggttattattgtaacaagcATTATGAAACATTACACTGAACGTGCCACAGTTTCTATTTATACTTGTTGACAAGTATGTAGCCATGCATTAACCTAGTCCTATAACGTTCATTAATCAATAGAATAAAAACAGATAATTGGACAAAACGTTAGTAGAATGATCTCCCTTAAACAcattaaagagaaaaacaaacacaaattacATTTCCGTCTCCATACAAGGGCTCACGATTTTGTTCCGAACAGCTTGCCTTCTCAATCTTTCTGCTTTTCCTTGGTTACCTGCAATAcacaacacaacaacaaagcTTCGTTTCTCGATAAACTGCAACGTCACATTATGTGCCGTGTGCAGATACAATAGTTCGGGctaatatgaatatgcattatttGTTGTCACAACAGACATGCGTTAAATTATTCCTAGTTACTAGCACTGAATTTAAGCTGATTCCAATTATTTAGTCAGTTTTGAGCATTATTTCCCAAATATTTTCTTATGAAATCTGCGTTTATAACCAACGAGAAAATTCCAGCTATAACCTTTGAAAAATATCGAAGGAATGTAAAAGAACGCACGCGTAGCTTCCTTGTTTACACTTTATCAGTGCCTCCTcctaatatgaatattcatattcctATTTCCGCAAAATGGCTTTGGTGCTAAGAATAGAACACGCACATAAGGTATATAGTGCAGAGATTATTACCGACAGCATCAGAATCAGTGACTAAGACTTGAGTCATCAGCAAGGATATACCTAACAAGTTTCAAAGGAAAATAACAGGGATTCCCACAGCGGAAGTGAAAAATCTTTACAGCAAACAACTTTTCGTTCTTTTAACGGAGTTTTGCACTAACATTATAATTTTATAAGCGATTCCTAAGTCGAAACTGAACACCGTCTAAATGGTCATGTATCCCACTGTAACAATGCCTGCCGACAACGACTTTCACCAAAATCTGCCATCGGTAAGCGAAGTTTTGACGAGCATGGCGTCTGGAGTAATTGCATCTGATTCGGAGGTGAGTAATGGCTATATCATAGGTCAGGTAGAGGATTCCCCGTCTGATATATTTCTTAACCATTCTGCATCATGTGTATTGTGACAGGTATGACAGGAAGCTAGTTGAGTTAGGACTAAGCCTAGGCTAGCTGATTAGCCCTAACGAAGTTCCTAGCTTAGACCTTAGGGCCTTAATTCCCTTACAAACCCTAAATTAATGTACCTCAGACTACGCCGCTTAACAAGTTGAATTTATAAGAAGCACGTCGCATATACATCTCTTTAATTTAGGTCATGTTAATCCATCGGTTATTTGGTATTCAGATGCAATTGGAGAAAGGGCTCGAAGGTTTCAATATCCTGAACTGCAATTTAAATTGAGGTTTCGAAATAGTCTAATAAGATGCCGTTATTTTATGCTTTCCCGACCATTTGTATTAAACATAAAGCATAAAATGTAACTACACATACGTTTTATCAGAAGAGATCATCACGATTTTGCTTTGAATAAAATTCATGGAACCTCGAATTcgaacaaaataattaaacaagTCGTGTTACTCTTGCTGCATACATTTCGAATGTTCTcttgaatttttgtttatacATAGGCTAGCCTATATACGCGACAAAAACCACGCGTTCAGTCCAAACGCAATTCAATTGTGAAGCTTCTTTTAGTAGCAGGAAACGTTAAAAATACTCTCACAGTGGAGACTCCCATACAATTACCGgttataggcctacactacagctGTATGATAACTTATACAATACTCAAACGCACACACGTTATGTAGCAAGCACAGTACGTACAGTGTATGTGGTTCAGAACACTATAGAAATCCCTTTCTGTATAGAGTAATACAAGTATTGTGCTTGTCCACGTTATTATGCCTAGGTACGTACACACATTGTGTTCTGTATTACTGTGTGTTGTTACCATGCAGGCTATATGACCTTTGCTTCGTTCAAATCATCCAAGCAAACATTGTACACGTATGCCGTGTACTATGATCTGTTTCGGATTTTCTCATGACCTTTGAcggaaagagaaaataaatatttgttgagGGGAGAACTGAACCTTGCAGGTTCGATGGAAATAGTGCAGACAAAAATACGACTTAGAAATGTGCTTAGAAATGttagaaataagaaacaataacTAGGAAGTTACATGTGACTCGTAAACGAGGAATCAAGTAAATTTGGTTGGTATAGTTTGTTCATATGATCTGTTTACTGAAGGTTGGATAATATTCACAATGTTAGTCCTACACTACACTGGTACATGATTATTAAAGTGGTTCTGGGTTGATCATTGTGAGTACTCAATGGTAGAAGATGTTTGCTGAAAATACTTTACTGGTTGTTGTCAGTAGAACTTAGATGTTCCTAACATTGTAGATCACTCCTTTTAcaacaaagacagaaaaaaggGCTTTCATTCAACATTAAATGAGGGGGGAAATAATAAACACATACATAAAACAgcaggaaaaaaaagaggcgagagaaaaagagaaagaaatagaaTAAGTTTGAAAAAATACATGTTCCATGCTTGAAGTGGTCCAGTAGTCTTTTGAACTTAAGAGGAGTGGGAGGTTCCTTGCTTGGGCAATGTGGGCGGAGTCTATTAGTAATTTCTAACGTGTGGTTATTATGGGGGATGATAGGGTCTAAAAGTGCAATAGAGCCGTCGGTGGTAGACAAGCCACTACATTTTATAAATACCAAAGTACAGGAAAGTTGCATCATCACTTGTATTGATCAGTTTGGAATTAGAAAGTCGCATCAAGATACCACTAGAAGTAATTGTATTTTGGGAAAATATTTCGTGAAATTTTTAACTGTCAAGGTATCATGTATTATCTTTcctggtcattttcacaatgtagaaatttcatttgaaacttAACAAGCAATCtgcttttaatttgtttattttgattGATGATGTCTCGATTTAAAGatttgtcatttttctgaaCGATGGTTACAATATACAGCTTTGACTTAACAATTTGAGCTATTGACTGATTTTCATATCGAGAGACGATGCTTAGGACCGTATTAAATAATTGAGGGCGCTGAGTCGTATTACAAAAGCGGCACTGAAAATCGCTGATTTGTAACCTTCAAGCAAGACAGCTTGAAGGAAATAGTTCATTTTGGTGTGTTGCTTGTGACCTTACTGGTTGTCGACGTGTGTAGCTCTACCtaggaaaaagaaagtaataaaaaaCCCTAATATGCAGGAAACGGACATTGGTTTAGTACACAGATCGTTTTGTTCAACAGCACAGTATAACTGGTTTAACCGTTAGCGCttcattctgtttttgttttcacagAGATTTACCGGTTCGGAAGAATTAATGGATATATCAAGTGGTTACACCACCAGTGCTGTACATCACACCACACAGCATGCGATACCAACGTCTGTGATAACGCCTACCACATCTCTCGCGAATGGCTGGTTGGAAGCACAGAACAGCAACTTACACGGAGGCTTCGTACCGCCGCCAGTGTCATCATCAAGCGGCATGTACGCCATTCCAACTAGCGCCATAAGGAGCGTACCCCAGAGTCAACAACGTATGATTCCTGGCGCCAGACTCACTAAACAAGACTTGGATCTTCTGCGAATGTCACCTTCAAACAGCAGAAGAAGAATTCGAGACGATGAAGTAAGTATTAAACTGAAGCTTCAATTTGTTAAATAATCGTCATGATTTTGTGCCCTCTCATGGCTAGGGACTAGGTTGTCTATAGGCTTGGCCATTAATTTGCAACGGGCAATAATCTTTATTATTAAGTATATTAACTAACATGtagaatgtatatataatatatatatatatatatatatatatatatatatatatatatatatctaggaGGCGGGTAGTTTGTACGACATAATTATATGAAAATCGAAAAATGGAAATGGCATTGTGCTAGTGATGTATCAAACGGCTGTTTGCAGATTTAGCCATTAGTACGGTATACTTTGTATGTTGTCTACGTGAATGTGAAAGGCTAAGTATAATCGCTCTGTTATGTCAATTAAAATGTTGGGGAACTGAAAAGGCTGGATTATTAATGGCAAAGACCAAAGTAATTTCCTGCATATCCGTTTAATTTCTACCCTAATTGAAGAAAGAGCGCTTTCAATGTATAAGGGTCTGGCACAATACAATCTCAATGATTATTCCACTGAGAGAGAAAAGAGCCTAATTGAAAACGCTACAATGCAGATAACAGattaaagatttaaaaaaaaggggggggggggaagtgttTGTAGATCATTCAACGATAACGGGTGGATGAAGCCAGCACCTCATAACcccgtattttttttttttaattgtgtcCGTGTTTCCGGGAATAGTCAACAATTTGTATCGGAAGTGACTTCACTCAGTAATTATTCTGTTACAAACAATAAATACACTGTACCCGGTGGTGCTACTTCCACCGCCGCAAAATGGTTCCTCACAGTGTTACCCAATTATTACGAGTATTTCATTGTTTAAATCAACATGGCAGAAAGACAATAGTCTACAAAATGGGGAtgtgtaacaaaaaaaaaaaactttctgcGAAGTTTCGCTGTTTGCTGCATTTGGCCTTCAAACTTTCTGTATAGGTACGGTAAACACCAAAAACAAATTGTCGCAAAAAAAGACCGcagaaataataattataacaataattcTAAAGCGCAAGAGATAAAAGATCGCCTGTGAATTCACTCCCACGTTGTTGCATTCTTCCCGCCTAAACACAATGCAATACCCCTCACTTCCTTCTCTTTTCACTTGTTGTCTGTTCGTCCTCAAAGGATAGTAACATTTAAAGCCGCTCATGACAATAGAGTCCGTTCACTTTGTAGTTTTCGAATAAAAGCTTTCCATTGTGATTCTTCTTTgccctttattttttttttttttctttataacttCGTTCGTAACTGAGTGTGATTTTTGACAGCTAATTGgtaaaaactttttttgtttttcctacTCTTTTCAGCTGGCACCAGACGAAAGAGTCAAAAGGAaacagagaagagagagaaacaAATTGGCTGCCGCGAAATGCCGCCAACGACGTGTAGACCACACAAATGCTTTAGTGCAGGTACGGTGACCTTCCGCTttacccccacccacccccccccccaaatcacttAGTCTTCTGTTACTGCACCTTTAGGTTTCACTTACACGCAGCTCGAATTTGCTGAATCAACTCATTTGTTGcagtgtttttcttttcaaactctTAAAAAGCCCCCTGTCATAAGATAGAAAAAAGTGATtaatttgttgttattgtagCCAGAGATGATCTCATATCACAACAACAATAGCctccattttgtttaatttaccacagtttcttttttattgtatataaatatattgacaaCAGTGCATTTTTCATTGGGGATTAAAATTCGTTTAAGTaatgtttttttcatatttgcCTTTTTGCAGGAAACCGAAGAATGGGAGTCAAAGAATACTACATTGGAACAGGAAATGGCTAAATTACAACAGCAGAAAGAGCAGTTGGAGTTTATTCTGGAAGCTCACAAAGCGATGTGCAAGAAGAACAAAGAAACAGTCAACAACCCAGTCGTCAGAGAAACACCAAGAGCAACACCCAAGAAAGTTGCACCCCTCACCACGCCGTCCACCGAGGTAGTCACCCCGACCAGTGCATTTAAGAGGGAGGTCTTTGAAGATTCTACTGATTCGCTCTCATCTCCATCTTGTGGAAGGGAAGTCAAAAGAGAGAGCAGCTCCGATTTGTCGAGTCCTGAGGGCAATAGAACTATGATTGAGTTGTAAGTTGACCAGGGGACTGATCTGCTGGATATTCGTATATCTGTTTGAGCATATGAGGAGTCTATATGCTGTGGATGGCGAGTTAGGGTTTTCAGTTGCAGCTGCGATGGTGCACTCTATATCAAGACTTTTACCTCATTAAGATAAATGATTTGCGCCAAGAAACTACTCGGTGTGTTTCTAAGTGATACTTGGTTGATATTGTTCCAGAGAAATTATGGTCGAGTGGTGGTGTGTGGGAACAATCGAAAAAGGTGGAGGGACTCCATTTCGCTTGCACAGAAAATGTCTAAACAGTAAGAACCGCAAAGGAAGGTGACCATTGAACAACATGAATGTGTTAATGTAATGATTGCAAAACACCATTACAATATCTTGCCATTCCTTCCCTACAAGAATTCCCTCCCCATCAATATCATGGCATCATCTTACAAAAAGAGTATTGTATTTTCTATAACTAGCTGACACggttggtaaaaaaaagtaaatttgtaTACCTGAGCTTGGCAAACTGTTGACAAAAAGTAGAAACCGTCGAATCTTCAAGGTCTAACCCAAACTAATCGAaattttattgaaattaaatgaaaatatacgCAAGTAATATTGCCTACAAGTTGTATGGATTGAATTACacctttttgttttccttctattTTTTCGGAAACTTTGCGAAAGTAAGTGAaagatttgtaaaataataaatgtaGCATATTTGTGACTGTAGGTCAATTTCATGAGAGGTTCATAGCAAGGCTTTCAAAGAACTTTGGCTTCCAATTCCAGCGAACTTGTATTCAAAGAGTTTTTTCCTCGTTGtgtgttttattctttttttttgtaaagaaaagaaggagaaaagtaaatgtattaaagtgaaaaaaagagggaaataAAAACGGAAATTCGGCTTGAACACGGGTACGCCGATAAATCGTTTTAGAGAGAAAAGTGGAAATAGAAGTTATAAACTTTCTGAATGTACAAGGAGGTCTGAAAGCTTAAAAAAGGAAATTGGAAATTAATGTAAGGATATTGCTGACTCATAGCCTTGGGGACTAGGTTGTGCATGGTTATGTCCGATGGAGGGCGGGCATTCCGGTTGCTGCCATTAATGGAATGTACAGACTTTACCCTGCTGGGTGTCAAGGCGGCTGCCTCACCGACGAGGCGTATAGTTATGGTCGCAATATCCCTAATGGTTGTTTCCTTTAACCCTaccaatattattattattatactcagtgcaatataattaaatatatgtcAGGAAAGTGTAATATCTGCAAGTTATTAAGTTGTTATGTAATTTATTTGTCTCTGACATctttgttttgtacattttggttttttttttgagtttcGTTATTAAAAGATGAGAAAaccacagagagagagagatagggGAAAAACGAGAAACAGTAATTAGTTTTTTAGATTTAAAAAGTTGGTCATAATGGTGGTTAATTGTTTAATTGGATATGTTTTTAAGTTTATAATTATGGAGTTGTGGTCATAGGATCAACTGAACAAGGAAGCGTTGTACTTAGTTGCACGATTCACATGAGGACTTTGCAAATATGATTCACATGAGAGGactttgcaaatatttttccaagaagaaaaaagagagaaaaagaagtcTGACGTTTGGAACGCCACGAGTCTCCTATACTCATCATATTATATATTCTTGGGATTGAAATGATCATGTTAATTTCGGTACTTGCCGTGCCGTTGTTTTAAgtatctatttatttatagattgttttccctttttttaatCTTCTTCTTATATATGATCGTGTCAGATGGCTACGTATAAATGTAATCGTTAAAATTTTATGCAACATCGCTTCATTTCACTGCCAGTTCGTGTAAATTGTTTGAGATGTGTGTATAGAGTGTTATTCTTATCGTCACATGTTACGTAATATCATGTTACataatatcattaaatataattgttaAAGAATGAAGAAGTCTCGCAGGGACGGTCAGGTGCTGACTGTGTcgttaaatgaaataaaaatttgcCAATTTACATCTTGTTTTAACTTTCGTGATTTAATTTGTCTTTCAAGCAGCTTCATGCGGTTTGGAGTAATGAGATGGGACGGGGGAATTAGGGGGtttcagagggggggggggttcagagGGGCTACAAACACTGGACCCTGGGGTCTATTAAGCGGTtgggaaaatatgggataaagtaAGATGTGAAATTGAGACCGTTCTTTTGTTCTCAGAGATCTGTAAGGTCTCATGCAGATTGCAACTAATGCATGTATTGTGCCGTGCATTGCTTTAATTCATCGAAACGGCACATTGCATGAATGTAAAAATTACAAAGATTTGGTTTAATCGACTGGTAGTTGGAAAAAATGTTGGAACCAACACCTGCAGGTTTCCTGTACactggggtgggagggggtggggcatgGTTGGATGATCCGCCTAGATGTTGCTACACCTCTGGTTTTAGTGTATGCTTGGCGTGACTATAATATGCGGACAAACCATTCATTCCACAAGGTGTTTTTGAATTGTTATAACTAATAACCTGAGTATACCGCAGCTCATGGTGTGTTGCCTTAAAAGCCTATTTTGAAACAAATCTACAAGTTTCGCAACACGGCGTATACCTCTACGATGATCTTTCTGCATTCGACTGTTCAACTAAAAAATATCACGTTTTACCCCTGAATTTCGCAACCCACCGCATGGCCGGCCTGAACCAAGCATAAACCACCTGTGTCGAAATTTAAATAGTTTCAAGATGACACATAACAGGCACTTTACAAAACACAATGTATTTTCACAATACTTTACCTATTCAATGTCATTTATAAAATACAGTTTTTCCTTTTTCACAGAAGAGGAAGAAAAACGATACGGTGCAtaaacaacacaaaacaaagcaacgtataaaacagtttaaataAGGGAACCACGCTCCAGTTGTTCCAAGTATTAAGCAATCCGATAATATAAACGGAACTACAAAAAATGTCTTTTTCTTACAAATTTAGGCTTCTTTCACAACTTTCACTTTACAACATATTCGACATAGAATTCAACTAATAATTCCAAAATACCAACGTAAATCGATGTTAGCTGTTCTTGCCAAAACAAGCTGAGTTTAAATCCTATGGAATTTTCGTCGAGTTGTTTACTATAGTCTTGTTGGATACTTTTCGCCAACACATGTTATATTCTCACATACTTGGACAACACTCAATCATTATAAGAGACTTATATCCTATTAAGATTTAGCTGTTTCGATCGTGGGCCTGAAAGGGATATAGTGGCGAATCAAGGGATTCCATAAGGAGGGGTGCAGCCTTGGGCTCATTGAGGCGGACTCCCTTTGATCGGGTCTGGGGTCCTCCCCCGATAAAAATTCATGTCAAAAGTTtagaccccccaaaaa
This window contains:
- the LOC139971646 gene encoding uncharacterized protein isoform X2 gives rise to the protein MVMYPTVTMPADNDFHQNLPSVSEVLTSMASGVIASDSERFTGSEELMDISSGYTTSAVHHTTQHAIPTSVITPTTSLANGWLEAQNSNLHGGFVPPPVSSSSGMYAIPTSAIRSVPQSQQRMIPGARLTKQDLDLLRMSPSNSRRRIRDDELAPDERVKRKQRRERNKLAAAKCRQRRVDHTNALVQETEEWESKNTTLEQEMAKLQQQKEQLEFILEAHKAMCKKNKETVNNPVVRETPRATPKKVAPLTTPSTEVVTPTSAFKREVFEDSTDSLSSPSCGREVKRESSSDLSSPEGNRTMIEL
- the LOC139971646 gene encoding uncharacterized protein isoform X1, encoding MIGSKSAIEPSVVDKPLHFINTKVQESCIITCIDQFGIRKSHQDTTRSNCILGKYFVKFLTVKRFTGSEELMDISSGYTTSAVHHTTQHAIPTSVITPTTSLANGWLEAQNSNLHGGFVPPPVSSSSGMYAIPTSAIRSVPQSQQRMIPGARLTKQDLDLLRMSPSNSRRRIRDDELAPDERVKRKQRRERNKLAAAKCRQRRVDHTNALVQETEEWESKNTTLEQEMAKLQQQKEQLEFILEAHKAMCKKNKETVNNPVVRETPRATPKKVAPLTTPSTEVVTPTSAFKREVFEDSTDSLSSPSCGREVKRESSSDLSSPEGNRTMIEL